A genomic region of [Eubacterium] eligens ATCC 27750 contains the following coding sequences:
- the murD gene encoding UDP-N-acetylmuramoyl-L-alanine--D-glutamate ligase, with protein MDLKNKTVMVVGTGISGIGAVDLLNKVGADCILYDGNEKLDRQKVQEKLGDNKAEIIIGAFDEALLSKIDLLVISPGVPIDSPIVLTFKNAGIPVWGEIELAYNYDKGKIIAITGTNGKTTTTALVGQIIAAYNEKTFVVGNIGNSYTGEVLKTSEDSYTVAEISSFQLETVHEFHPIVSAILNITPDHLNRHHTMECYAWTKERISENQTKADTCVLNLEDKYLTDFAPECKANVVWFSSERKPSVGAYVDGEMIKYTDGTNDYDMLNVHDMNLLGKHNYENVCAAIAMTKAAGIPDDIIIEQVKKFKAVEHRIEYVATKNGVDYYNDSKGTNPEAAVKAIEAMVKPTILIGGGYDKGSEFDLYVKAFKDKVKLLVLIGQTSAKIADTCKKYGFENIEYADSMEQVVDICAKNAVSGDAVLLSPACASWGMFDNYEQRGRIFKDLVNNL; from the coding sequence ATGGATTTAAAGAATAAGACAGTAATGGTCGTGGGAACAGGCATAAGCGGTATTGGAGCCGTTGACCTTTTGAATAAAGTTGGTGCTGACTGCATACTGTATGATGGCAATGAAAAGCTTGACAGACAGAAGGTGCAGGAGAAGTTAGGTGATAACAAGGCAGAGATTATCATCGGGGCATTTGATGAGGCACTTCTTTCGAAGATTGATCTGCTTGTAATAAGTCCGGGGGTTCCTATTGACAGTCCGATAGTGCTTACATTTAAGAATGCCGGTATCCCTGTATGGGGCGAGATTGAGCTTGCATATAATTATGATAAGGGTAAGATTATTGCAATTACAGGAACTAACGGAAAGACAACAACTACAGCGCTTGTTGGACAGATAATTGCTGCATATAATGAGAAAACATTTGTCGTTGGTAATATAGGTAATTCATATACAGGTGAAGTGTTAAAGACAAGTGAGGATTCATATACAGTTGCTGAGATAAGCAGCTTCCAGTTAGAGACAGTACATGAATTCCATCCGATTGTATCTGCAATTCTTAATATTACACCTGACCATCTTAACAGACACCATACAATGGAATGCTATGCATGGACCAAGGAAAGAATAAGTGAGAACCAGACTAAGGCAGATACATGTGTGCTTAATCTTGAGGATAAGTATCTTACAGACTTTGCACCTGAGTGTAAGGCAAATGTTGTGTGGTTTTCGAGTGAAAGAAAGCCATCAGTCGGAGCATATGTTGATGGCGAGATGATTAAGTATACAGACGGAACTAATGATTACGACATGTTAAATGTCCATGACATGAATCTTTTAGGAAAGCATAACTATGAAAATGTATGCGCAGCAATTGCAATGACTAAGGCTGCCGGAATTCCTGATGATATTATAATAGAACAGGTTAAGAAATTTAAGGCTGTTGAACACAGAATTGAATATGTTGCAACAAAGAATGGCGTTGATTACTATAATGATTCCAAGGGAACTAACCCTGAGGCAGCAGTTAAGGCTATTGAAGCTATGGTTAAGCCTACAATTCTTATCGGCGGAGGTTATGATAAAGGCTCAGAATTCGACCTTTATGTAAAGGCATTTAAGGATAAGGTTAAGCTTCTTGTGCTTATAGGACAGACAAGTGCCAAGATTGCTGATACATGTAAGAAATATGGCTTTGAGAATATCGAATATGCCGATTCAATGGAACAGGTAGTAGATATATGTGCTAAAAATGCGGTAAGTGGAGATGCGGTTCTTTTATCTCCTGCATGTGCAAGCTGGGGAATGTTCGATAACTACGAACAGAGAGGAAGAATATTCAAGGATCTTGTTAATAATCTGTAA
- a CDS encoding FtsW/RodA/SpoVE family cell cycle protein: MPGNNRNRRNNRNKKKRKQYGFYFDYTLLFVLVFIVGFGLTMIYSTSSYTAQIEEGDPEFYFRKQLIFTIIGFVLMIVETKILDYHYLKKLAVVIYIGGLLCMFLLKTPLGITRNGATRWIKIPGLGQFQPAELVKIGTIAMTALLIVKAGQNIKKFRTVIVICIIAGFAPALLVYVLSSNMSSALIVALISVVMTFVAYPGYKIYVALTGLAAVAFSAFYSWIKKMAASGNMTGKFRLNRILVWLNPEKYIDDKGYQTVQALYAIGSGGLFGKGLGKSLQKLGYIPESQNDMIFSVICEELGLFGAFCLIALFIVMLWRINHIAQNAPDLFGSMLATGVFAHIAIQVILNIAVVTNTIPNTGVSLPFISYGGTAAVFLLLELGVVFNISSQIKLER, encoded by the coding sequence ATGCCGGGGAATAATAGAAATAGAAGAAATAACAGAAATAAAAAAAAGAGAAAACAATATGGATTTTACTTTGATTACACTCTTCTTTTTGTGCTTGTATTCATTGTTGGCTTTGGGCTTACAATGATTTACAGCACAAGCTCATATACAGCGCAGATTGAAGAGGGTGATCCGGAGTTTTATTTCAGAAAACAGCTTATATTTACTATAATAGGCTTTGTTTTAATGATAGTTGAAACGAAGATTTTAGATTATCATTATCTTAAGAAGCTTGCAGTTGTAATATACATAGGCGGACTTCTTTGCATGTTCCTTTTAAAGACTCCTCTTGGAATTACAAGAAATGGAGCTACCAGATGGATAAAGATTCCGGGACTGGGACAATTCCAGCCTGCGGAGCTTGTAAAGATTGGAACGATTGCCATGACCGCACTTCTTATAGTGAAAGCAGGGCAGAACATAAAGAAATTCAGGACTGTTATAGTGATATGTATAATAGCGGGTTTTGCACCGGCACTGCTTGTTTATGTGCTGTCTTCTAATATGAGCAGCGCACTTATTGTAGCACTTATCTCCGTTGTTATGACATTTGTGGCGTATCCGGGATATAAAATATATGTTGCACTGACGGGGCTGGCAGCGGTGGCTTTTAGCGCATTTTACTCATGGATAAAGAAGATGGCAGCGTCGGGAAATATGACTGGAAAATTCAGATTAAACCGTATACTTGTATGGCTTAATCCTGAGAAATACATTGATGATAAGGGATACCAGACAGTTCAGGCGTTATATGCCATAGGCTCAGGAGGTCTTTTTGGCAAGGGACTTGGCAAAAGTCTTCAGAAGCTTGGATATATCCCGGAATCACAGAATGATATGATATTCTCTGTTATATGTGAGGAGTTGGGACTTTTTGGAGCATTCTGCCTGATTGCTCTGTTTATTGTAATGTTATGGAGAATTAACCATATAGCACAGAATGCACCTGATTTGTTTGGTTCAATGCTTGCAACAGGAGTATTTGCACATATTGCCATACAGGTAATTCTGAATATAGCAGTAGTAACTAATACAATACCTAATACAGGAGTATCGCTTCCGTTTATAAGCTATGGAGGTACGGCGGCAGTATTTTTACTGCTTGAACTTGGGGTTGTATTTAATATAAGCAGTCAGATTAAGTTGGAAAGATAA
- a CDS encoding cell division protein FtsQ/DivIB, giving the protein MGSKNRNSVNQKKRRGRKRKKVLIIFAVIATVAGTLFGVTYKVFEADTIEFVGSTHYSDEELKKYIFGGDYVNLLYFKIFGQKDTKIPFIQKYDVETDWPDRLYVTVYEKAIVGYVRYMGCNMYFDKDGIVVESSTDLYENVPEIDGLNFNSIVINTKLDAGNSEIYNTILDLTQSFDKYDINVDKVYFDSSYNITLYMGDVKVSLGSSKDFTDRLFELKQLSPKFGTLKGTLYLDDYNGDESSIIFKREK; this is encoded by the coding sequence ATGGGTAGTAAGAATAGAAACAGTGTAAACCAGAAGAAAAGACGGGGCAGAAAAAGAAAGAAAGTCCTTATTATATTTGCAGTTATTGCAACTGTTGCCGGAACACTTTTTGGTGTTACATATAAGGTGTTTGAGGCTGACACAATAGAATTTGTGGGTTCAACTCATTATTCGGATGAAGAACTTAAAAAATATATATTTGGTGGTGATTATGTTAATCTGCTATATTTCAAAATATTTGGACAAAAAGACACCAAAATACCATTTATCCAGAAATATGATGTTGAGACAGACTGGCCGGACAGGCTTTATGTAACAGTGTATGAAAAAGCAATAGTAGGTTATGTCAGGTATATGGGATGCAATATGTATTTTGACAAAGATGGAATTGTTGTGGAAAGTTCTACGGATTTATATGAGAATGTTCCAGAGATAGACGGACTTAATTTTAACTCTATTGTTATTAATACAAAGCTTGATGCGGGTAATTCCGAGATATATAACACTATTCTGGATCTCACACAGAGCTTTGACAAATATGACATTAATGTGGACAAGGTGTATTTTGATTCTTCATATAATATCACATTGTACATGGGTGATGTTAAAGTGAGCCTTGGAAGCAGCAAGGATTTTACGGACAGATTATTTGAATTAAAGCAATTATCACCTAAGTTTGGGACGCTTAAAGGAACATTGTATCTTGATGATTATAATGGCGATGAAAGTTCTATAATTTTTAAACGCGAAAAGTAA
- the ftsZ gene encoding cell division protein FtsZ, giving the protein MLEIMTNDQESSAKIIVVGVGGAGNNAVNRMIDENISGVEFIGINTDSQALTLCKAPTAIQIGEKLTKGLGAGAQPEIGEKAAEENVEELTQAIKGADMVFVTCGMGGGTGTGAAPVVAKISKDMGILTVGVVTKPFKFEARTRMANAESGIEKLKENVDTLIVIPNDKLLEIVDRRTTMPEALKKADEVLQQAVQGITDLINVPGLINLDFADVKTVMVDKGVAHIGIGTATGDDKAIEAVKQAVTSPLLETTIEGASHVIINISGDISLIEANEAASYVQELAGDNANIIFGAMYDESVTDQATITVIATGLEDGNVNKAMAGFAGMAQATRPTVNVKPQYTYTQSARTSSVSNDAPLPGLKQPSPVTPQVKDRGITIPTFLQKNKK; this is encoded by the coding sequence TTGTTAGAGATAATGACTAATGACCAGGAGTCATCAGCAAAGATTATTGTTGTTGGTGTAGGTGGAGCAGGTAATAATGCAGTTAATAGAATGATAGATGAGAATATTAGTGGAGTAGAATTTATTGGTATTAATACTGATAGTCAGGCACTTACATTATGTAAAGCTCCAACTGCTATTCAGATAGGCGAAAAGCTTACTAAAGGACTTGGTGCAGGAGCACAGCCGGAAATTGGTGAGAAGGCAGCAGAAGAGAATGTTGAAGAGCTTACACAGGCAATCAAGGGCGCTGATATGGTATTCGTTACATGTGGTATGGGTGGCGGAACCGGTACAGGAGCAGCTCCTGTAGTAGCTAAGATTTCTAAGGATATGGGAATTCTTACAGTAGGTGTTGTTACTAAGCCTTTTAAGTTCGAAGCAAGAACAAGAATGGCTAATGCTGAATCAGGTATTGAGAAGCTTAAGGAGAATGTAGATACACTTATCGTTATTCCTAATGATAAGCTTTTAGAGATAGTGGACAGAAGAACAACTATGCCAGAGGCATTAAAGAAGGCTGATGAAGTGTTACAGCAGGCAGTTCAGGGAATTACAGACCTTATCAATGTACCAGGTCTTATCAACCTTGACTTTGCTGATGTTAAGACTGTTATGGTGGACAAGGGTGTTGCACATATCGGTATTGGTACAGCTACAGGTGATGACAAGGCTATTGAGGCTGTTAAGCAGGCTGTCACAAGCCCACTTCTTGAGACAACTATTGAGGGTGCATCACATGTTATTATTAACATTTCAGGTGATATCAGTCTTATCGAAGCTAACGAAGCTGCAAGTTATGTTCAGGAACTTGCTGGAGATAATGCTAATATTATTTTCGGTGCCATGTATGATGAGAGCGTTACAGATCAGGCTACAATCACTGTTATTGCAACAGGTCTTGAGGATGGTAATGTTAATAAGGCTATGGCAGGATTTGCAGGTATGGCACAGGCAACAAGACCTACTGTTAATGTAAAGCCACAGTATACATATACACAGTCAGCTAGAACATCTTCTGTATCAAATGATGCTCCACTTCCAGGACTTAAGCAGCCATCACCTGTTACACCACAGGTTAAGGACAGAGGAATTACAATTCCAACATTCTTACAGAAGAATAAAAAGTAA
- a CDS encoding sigma-E processing peptidase SpoIIGA: MLYIIPPVTRKQIQNKEVITDTVIYADVLFGINFVANLCVLLITDWIFKFSARISRMIISATLGAAWAVMCVCIPLRFAVLGKFITYGPVTLIMAMIMLSGNEDFKHKTSKQLKLYMRKLLKAAAGMIFTALFAGGIMHWLKYTFAGYFIQNVILSDSELVIFLTVTVMAVVMVLKALKTIRITDGLKRHIVIGVAEREFEMDAIIDTGNSLVDYIGKRPVTVVERTYFNDILSDIDNLQKLGYHLIPYNSVGSSGGMMEIITADYIHIYEGENVVKREDAAIGMSPRQINKNGDYHALLGKDMIM; the protein is encoded by the coding sequence ATGTTGTATATAATTCCACCTGTAACAAGAAAACAGATTCAAAACAAGGAGGTGATAACGGATACGGTTATATATGCAGATGTTCTGTTTGGAATAAACTTCGTGGCAAACCTGTGTGTGCTGCTTATAACAGACTGGATTTTTAAATTTTCTGCCAGAATATCCAGAATGATTATTTCTGCCACTTTAGGAGCTGCATGGGCTGTCATGTGCGTGTGTATTCCACTAAGATTTGCAGTGCTTGGAAAGTTCATTACATATGGTCCGGTGACATTAATCATGGCGATGATAATGCTTTCGGGTAATGAGGACTTTAAGCATAAAACATCAAAACAATTAAAGCTTTATATGAGAAAACTGTTGAAAGCAGCTGCCGGAATGATATTTACGGCACTTTTTGCAGGTGGGATAATGCATTGGTTAAAGTACACATTTGCAGGGTATTTTATTCAAAATGTAATTCTGTCTGACAGTGAGCTTGTAATCTTTCTTACTGTGACGGTCATGGCTGTTGTCATGGTGCTTAAGGCACTTAAAACTATCAGGATAACGGATGGTTTAAAAAGACATATTGTGATTGGCGTAGCAGAACGGGAATTTGAAATGGACGCAATAATCGATACAGGCAACAGCCTTGTTGATTATATTGGAAAAAGACCGGTTACAGTGGTAGAAAGAACATATTTCAACGACATTCTCAGTGATATAGATAACTTACAGAAGCTTGGATATCATCTGATTCCATATAACAGTGTTGGAAGTTCAGGTGGGATGATGGAAATCATAACAGCAGATTATATACATATATACGAGGGAGAAAATGTTGTGAAAAGGGAGGATGCGGCTATAGGCATGTCTCCCAGGCAGATTAATAAGAATGGGGATTATCATGCTCTTTTGGGGAAGGACATGATTATGTAG
- the sigE gene encoding RNA polymerase sporulation sigma factor SigE: MVVKVAMADHFQFKVMPSIKNFCLLKQGDVHYIGGTDILPAPLGASEEQDAIEALGTASDAEAKHTLIEHNLRLVVYIAKKFDNTGVGVEDLISIGTIGLIKAINSYDKDKNIKLATYASRCIENEILMYLRRNSKIKAEVSIDEPLNVDWDGNELLLSDIIGTDEDIIYRDIETEVECKMLKRAINQLPERERIIVDLRFGLSSEDGEEKTQKEVADMLGISQSYISRLEKKIMRQLRKEMVKSC; the protein is encoded by the coding sequence ATGGTAGTAAAGGTTGCAATGGCGGATCATTTTCAGTTTAAGGTAATGCCTTCTATAAAGAATTTTTGTTTATTAAAGCAGGGCGATGTACATTATATAGGTGGAACAGATATATTACCGGCACCACTTGGGGCAAGTGAGGAGCAGGATGCAATAGAAGCACTGGGGACAGCTTCTGATGCTGAAGCAAAGCACACTTTGATAGAACATAATTTAAGGCTTGTTGTATATATAGCAAAGAAATTTGATAATACAGGGGTTGGAGTAGAGGATTTAATATCAATAGGCACAATAGGGCTTATCAAGGCAATTAATTCATATGACAAGGATAAAAATATCAAGCTTGCGACATATGCATCAAGGTGTATAGAAAATGAAATTCTTATGTATCTTAGAAGAAACAGTAAAATAAAGGCAGAAGTTTCAATAGACGAGCCATTAAATGTTGACTGGGATGGAAATGAGCTTCTGTTGTCAGATATTATAGGAACGGATGAGGATATTATATATAGGGATATTGAAACAGAGGTTGAATGTAAAATGCTTAAAAGAGCTATAAACCAGCTGCCGGAGCGTGAAAGAATAATAGTTGATTTAAGATTTGGTTTAAGCTCAGAGGATGGAGAAGAAAAGACGCAGAAAGAGGTTGCAGATATGTTAGGAATTTCACAATCGTATATTTCAAGGCTCGAAAAGAAAATAATGCGTCAGTTAAGAAAAGAAATGGTCAAAAGTTGTTGA
- a CDS encoding N-acetylmuramoyl-L-alanine amidase family protein, whose product MRGHKTFRIDKIFGLATLVCMLVLALMVYNDFFKSVSISTGTEKETQNETRNNNGIDKTEKESKPAKNITVCLDAAKGGKDMGLSSNGKKEKNITLDMALAVKEKLDIQGINVVLTRTSDTDVTDEARVNTCNKSSANIVVSLRMNSYNNDTSVSGAESYIHTTKPVEAAELSRKILASLEKSVGIKNRGVKAGTVADAKDNYYINAHSKCTSTIIDIGFITNASDLKKVTTDKDKTAQAIADGITDYLKQAGLY is encoded by the coding sequence ATGAGAGGTCATAAGACATTTAGAATTGATAAAATATTTGGTCTGGCTACTCTTGTCTGTATGCTGGTATTGGCTTTGATGGTTTATAATGATTTTTTTAAGTCAGTCAGTATAAGTACTGGTACAGAGAAAGAAACGCAGAATGAAACCAGAAATAATAACGGAATTGATAAAACAGAGAAAGAGAGTAAGCCTGCCAAAAACATAACTGTATGTCTGGATGCTGCGAAAGGCGGAAAAGACATGGGGCTTAGTTCCAATGGAAAGAAAGAGAAGAATATAACTCTTGATATGGCTCTTGCTGTTAAAGAAAAGCTTGATATACAAGGGATAAATGTTGTTCTTACAAGAACTTCTGATACAGATGTAACTGATGAAGCAAGAGTAAATACATGTAATAAATCATCAGCTAATATAGTTGTTTCTTTAAGAATGAATTCATACAATAACGATACTTCTGTATCGGGAGCAGAGAGTTATATTCATACTACAAAGCCTGTGGAGGCAGCAGAATTATCAAGAAAAATACTTGCAAGCCTTGAGAAATCGGTGGGTATCAAGAACCGTGGAGTAAAGGCTGGAACAGTTGCAGATGCAAAGGATAATTATTATATTAATGCCCATAGCAAATGTACAAGCACAATAATAGATATTGGCTTTATAACTAATGCATCAGATTTAAAGAAAGTAACAACTGATAAAGATAAGACAGCACAAGCCATAGCAGATGGCATAACAGATTATTTAAAACAAGCGGGGTTATATTAA
- the lepA gene encoding translation elongation factor 4, which yields MAGINQKNIRNFCIIAHIDHGKSTLADRIIEKTGLLTSREMQEQILDNMDLERERGITIKAQTVRTVYKASDGQEYIFNLIDTPGHVDFNYEVSRALAACDGAILVVDAAQGIEAQTLANVYLALDHDLDVFPVINKIDLPSAEPERVIEEIEDIIGIEAQDAPLISAKNGINIEEVLEQIVTKIPAPSGDASAPLSALIFDSLYDAYKGVIIFVRIKEGTVKKGTKIRMMATGAVEEVVEVGYFGAGRFIPCDELTAGMVGYITASIKNVRDTRVGDTVTDNDRPCEQPLPGYKKVNPMVYCGLYPADGAKYQDLRDALEKLQLNDAALQFEPETSIALGFGFRCGFLGLLHLEIIQERLEREYNLDLVTTAPGVIYKVHKTNGDVIDLTNPSNMPDPSEIDYMEEPMVSAEIMVTTEFVGPIMKLCQERRGIYNGMEYIEQTRALLKYDLPLNEIIYDFFDALKSRSRGYASFDYEMKGYERSKLVKLDILINKEEVDALSFIVFAGNAEERGRKMCEKLKEEIPRQQFEIPIQAAIGSKVIARETVKALRKDVLAKCYGGDISRKKKLLEKQKEGKKRMRQIGNVEIPQKAFMSVLKLDDE from the coding sequence ATGGCAGGAATTAATCAGAAGAACATAAGAAATTTTTGTATTATTGCACATATTGATCATGGTAAGTCAACACTGGCTGACAGAATTATTGAAAAAACCGGACTTCTCACATCAAGAGAAATGCAGGAACAGATTTTAGATAACATGGATCTTGAAAGAGAAAGAGGAATTACAATTAAAGCACAGACAGTAAGAACTGTATATAAGGCATCAGATGGACAGGAGTATATATTTAATCTTATTGATACTCCGGGACATGTTGACTTTAATTATGAGGTTTCAAGAGCACTTGCTGCCTGTGACGGTGCTATACTTGTAGTAGATGCGGCACAGGGGATTGAAGCACAGACACTTGCTAATGTATATCTTGCATTAGACCATGATCTTGATGTATTTCCTGTAATTAATAAGATTGACCTTCCAAGTGCGGAGCCTGAAAGAGTTATAGAAGAGATTGAGGATATTATAGGAATTGAGGCACAGGATGCGCCACTTATATCAGCCAAGAACGGAATTAATATTGAAGAGGTTCTTGAACAGATTGTAACTAAGATTCCGGCACCATCAGGAGATGCATCTGCACCACTTTCAGCACTTATATTTGATTCGTTATATGATGCATATAAGGGTGTTATTATATTTGTAAGAATTAAAGAAGGTACTGTCAAGAAGGGTACTAAGATAAGAATGATGGCAACCGGAGCAGTAGAAGAGGTTGTTGAGGTTGGATACTTCGGTGCAGGCCGCTTTATCCCATGTGATGAGCTTACAGCAGGAATGGTTGGTTATATTACAGCAAGTATCAAGAATGTAAGAGATACAAGAGTCGGTGATACAGTTACTGACAATGACAGACCGTGTGAGCAGCCGCTTCCGGGTTACAAGAAAGTTAATCCTATGGTTTACTGTGGATTATATCCGGCAGATGGCGCCAAGTATCAGGATTTACGAGATGCACTTGAAAAGCTGCAGCTTAATGACGCAGCCCTGCAGTTTGAGCCGGAGACATCTATTGCACTTGGATTTGGCTTCAGATGTGGATTCTTAGGACTTCTTCACTTAGAGATTATACAGGAACGACTTGAGAGAGAATATAATCTTGACCTTGTAACAACCGCACCGGGCGTTATATATAAGGTTCACAAGACGAATGGAGATGTAATTGACCTTACTAATCCGTCTAATATGCCGGACCCGTCTGAGATTGATTATATGGAAGAGCCTATGGTAAGTGCTGAGATTATGGTTACAACTGAATTTGTCGGACCTATTATGAAGCTTTGCCAGGAAAGGCGTGGCATATATAATGGAATGGAATATATTGAGCAGACAAGAGCACTGCTTAAGTATGACCTTCCTCTTAATGAGATTATATATGATTTCTTTGACGCGCTTAAATCCCGTTCAAGAGGTTATGCATCATTTGATTATGAGATGAAGGGCTATGAGCGCTCTAAGCTTGTCAAGCTTGATATTCTTATCAACAAAGAAGAAGTTGATGCACTTTCGTTCATTGTATTTGCAGGCAATGCTGAGGAGAGAGGTCGTAAAATGTGCGAGAAGCTAAAGGAAGAGATTCCAAGACAGCAGTTTGAGATTCCGATTCAGGCAGCTATCGGAAGCAAGGTAATTGCGAGAGAAACTGTCAAGGCACTCAGAAAAGATGTACTTGCAAAATGTTACGGTGGTGATATCTCAAGAAAGAAGAAACTTCTTGAGAAGCAGAAGGAAGGAAAGAAGCGTATGCGCCAGATTGGTAATGTAGAGATTCCACAGAAGGCGTTTATGAGCGTATTAAAGTTAGATGATGAATAA
- the hemW gene encoding radical SAM family heme chaperone HemW, whose product MMNKTYEKGIYIHIPFCVHKCIYCDFLSAPAGDAVKYAYTRALINEIRNTADRQVKDKITSIFFGGGTPSVLPDGCIADILSAVRDCFDISDDAEITMECNPGTVNESRLSEYRAAGVNRLSFGLQSADNNELKMLGRIHTFEQFEESFRLARDAGFNNINVDLMSAIPGQTEATLENTFDKVMALQPEHISVYSLILEEGTYLADNIDKFPPVPDEEEDRRMYHITKQILENAGYERYEISNYSRPGFECRHNLLYWNRGEYYGFGCSAAGFTGNERYSDIRDVREYIELNGDIGKLHENIEILTKEDAMEEFMFLGLRKVAGVDVKDFQNRFGVSINDVYAKETERNINKGLLVKRGDMLRLTEYGMDICNTVMSDFILTDGD is encoded by the coding sequence ATGATGAATAAAACATATGAAAAAGGGATATATATACATATCCCTTTTTGTGTACACAAATGTATATATTGTGATTTCCTGTCTGCTCCGGCTGGTGATGCTGTAAAATATGCATACACTAGGGCACTTATTAATGAAATCAGAAATACAGCGGACAGGCAGGTAAAGGATAAGATAACATCCATATTCTTTGGCGGAGGTACTCCGTCTGTACTGCCTGATGGCTGTATAGCTGACATATTATCGGCTGTCAGGGATTGCTTTGATATTTCGGATGATGCCGAGATAACAATGGAATGTAATCCGGGAACTGTTAATGAAAGCAGGCTTTCAGAATACAGAGCCGCAGGAGTGAACAGGTTAAGCTTTGGCTTACAGTCTGCTGATAATAATGAATTAAAAATGCTTGGGCGAATACACACATTTGAACAGTTTGAAGAAAGCTTCAGACTGGCAAGGGATGCAGGCTTTAATAATATTAATGTTGACCTTATGTCGGCTATTCCGGGGCAGACTGAAGCAACTCTTGAAAATACATTTGACAAGGTGATGGCATTACAGCCGGAGCATATATCGGTGTATAGCCTTATTCTTGAGGAAGGCACTTATCTGGCTGATAATATTGATAAGTTTCCGCCGGTTCCTGATGAGGAAGAGGACAGGCGTATGTACCATATAACGAAGCAGATTCTTGAGAATGCAGGGTATGAAAGATACGAAATATCCAATTACAGCAGACCGGGCTTCGAATGCAGGCATAATCTTCTGTATTGGAACAGAGGAGAGTATTATGGCTTTGGGTGTTCGGCAGCAGGATTTACAGGGAATGAGCGGTATTCTGACATAAGGGATGTCAGGGAGTATATAGAGCTTAACGGTGATATAGGAAAACTTCATGAAAATATTGAAATTCTGACGAAAGAAGATGCAATGGAAGAATTCATGTTTCTCGGCCTTAGAAAGGTGGCAGGAGTTGATGTGAAGGATTTTCAGAACAGGTTCGGAGTTTCAATTAATGATGTCTATGCGAAAGAAACAGAGCGGAATATTAATAAAGGTCTTCTTGTAAAGCGGGGAGATATGTTAAGGCTTACTGAATATGGCATGGATATATGTAATACAGTGATGAGTGATTTTATATTAACTGATGGAGATTAA